The Spirosoma oryzicola region CAGCGCCAGTAAAGTCTCGTGCGTCATGGGGCTGCGTGCCGCCAGGCTACCGTACACGAACAGATCGCTATTCTGAACGGCGTCGATCAGGTTGGGCTCGAGGTGAATGTAATCCCAGGCGACGGGCTGGACGATCTTATACGTTACCTCATTCGTATCCGAAATATTGGCTTTGGCAACACCCGTTAAGTGCGTCTGACCGATCTGAACCAGATCGAGCGGGAGCCCTTTCTGATCCAGAAATTGAATCAACTCGCGACCCAGATCGTCGGTACCTACCCGGCTGATAATCTGCGCGTTGATGCCAAAATTCCGCAGATCAGCGGCTACATTCATGGGGGCTCCCCCCGCTTGTTTACTCGTTGGCAGTACGTCCCAGAGCGTTTCTCCGAAACAGGTTATGGTTTGTGTCATGATCAGAGTCGTTTAATGGGCGAAGACCGTTCTTTCGATTTGCTCCAGACTGGTTCCTTTGGTTTCGGGCATGAGCCGCAGCACGAATACGAGTTGCAGCACCATCATGAACGCGAAGAACAGGAAGGTAGTCCCCCCGCCGATCTGCTCAGCCAGGTACGGGAAGGTGAAGGTGATGATCGCGGCCATCAGCCAGTGTGTAAAACTGCCTAGCGCCTGCCCACTGGCGCGGACTTCATTCGGGAAAATTTCGGAGATAAATACCCAGATGACCGCTCCCTGCGAGAAACCAAAGAAGGCGATGTAAACGAAGAGCAGCAGCGGTACTGTCATGCCGAAGTCCTGGGTGTAGAAGGCCCGCGCCACGAGTCCCAGCGTGATGATAAGCCCTACGGAACCGATTTTCATCAGCGTCCGACGACCGTAGCGATCAATCAGATTGAGCGAAATCAAGGTAAAAATAAGGTTGACCAGCCCGATACCCGCCGATGACAACAGGGCCGAACTTTTGCCCAGACCGGTCATTTCGAAAATACGGGGGGCGTAATAGATGATGGCGTTGATGCCCGATACCTGATTGAACACCGCAAACAAAACGGCCAGCGTGATTGGGGTACGGTATTTGGCCGTAAACAGCCGGGCATTCTGAGGCTGGTCGGCGTGTTGTTGCAGTGCCTGTAGCGTTTCTTCGGCGGTTGCCGGATCAATCATATAAAGTACATCGCGCGCTTCGGCCACCCGCCCCTCGACCAGCAGCAGCCAGCGGGGACTTTCGGGAATATTCAGAACGGCAATCAGGAAAATGAGCGACGGAAACGCCTGTACGCCCAGCATCCAACGCCACGGCTCGCTACCCATATCGCCCAGCAAATAGTTGGACAGGTAAGCGATCAGGATACCCAGTACGACGTTGAACTGGAAAAGGGCTACCAGCCGACCACGCGATTTAGCGGGCGAAATTTCAGTAATATACATCGGAGCGGCCACCGACGAAGCGCCGACGCCCAGCCCACCCAGAAACCGGAAGATCAGGAAAATGGTCCAGTTAGGGGCTAGTGCCGTACCGACCGAAGCCAGCAGATACAGGATTGCAATACCCAATAAAGTTTTCTTCCGCCCGAAGCGCTGCGTCGGGATACCGCCCAACATCGAACCCAGCACCGTGCCAACGAGCGCAATCGAAACCGTCAAACCGTGTTCCCACACATTCAGCCCCCACAACGATTGCAACGATTGCTCGACACCGGAGATGACGGCCGTGTCGAAGCCGAAAAGAAAGCCGCCCAAAGCAGCCGTAATGGACCAAAAGAAAATGCGTTGTTTCTGACTCATGTTTACCCGCATGAACTGGTTTCGTTGGCAGTTCATGGGTCAAACTTAGCAGATGAGTCACGGAAGCACGCTCCGATATTTGTTCAAATAGATTCGAAATTAGTTCAAATACATACTCACTGTAAATCAGCTATTTATCTAATCAATCAGACTAATGCCTTTCAGTATTGTTACAAGGATTTTCGATTTTGATACCGCCGAAATTATACCGCGTCTGCTCTACTCTCGCCTATTTGATCGGCTACGCGTTCACCTGCGACCGGCGGTACTCGGAAGGGGTCTTACCCGTATGCTGTTTGAAGAAGGTTGTGAAATACGTGGGGGAGCTGAAGCCGGTCTGCTCGGCAATTTCCGACATCGTTTTCGCACTGTCGCGCAACAGTTGCTTGGCTTTTTTCAGCCGGATTTCGGTTAGATAATCCATTACATTCTTGTCGAGCAGCGCCTGCACTTTGCGGTACAGCTGCACGCGCGAAACGCCCATCTCGCGACTTAGTTTCTCGACACCGAACGTCGAATCACCGATATTTTTTTCGATCAGGGCCGTCAGATCATTCAGGAATTTACGGTCCTGCTTATTCTCCCCCGACGGCAGCGAATCGGTCGCGAAACGTTGCTGCTGTTTCCGGCGGTTCGCCAGCGTAGTGCGGAGCGTTTCCAGCAGGTAGGTCGAATTAAACGGTTTGGTCAGGTAAAGGTCGGCCCCGGCGCGGGTACCTTCGATCTGCTGTTCCATCTGGTTCTTGGCCGTCAGCAGCACCACCGGAATATGGGACGTTCGCCAGTCGGTTTTAATACGCTGCGTCAGTTGCATCCCGTCCATGCCGGGCAGCATGATATCGCTCAGAATAAGGTCGGGAATCGTTTCCAGAATACGCTCCCAGCCCGCTTCGGCAGTGGTTTCGGCAATGACATCAAATTCGGCGCCCAGCCGATTCACCAGAAACGTGCGTAGATCGTCGTTATCCTCGATAATTAGCAGCGTTCCGGCAGAGCGGCCAGCCGACAGCGGCATTGGCGGTTCTTCGGTGGCTACCTCCGCTTCGATAAACGGGCGATACCGACTCACAAGGCCTGTACGCTCGGTCTCATCCAGGTGTTCGCTACCTATGGGCAGCAGGATGGTAAACGTCGTACCCCGGCCTTTTTCCGAAACAACGTCAATATCACCCCTGTGCAGTTGAATAAACTCCTGCGACATGGCCAGGCCGATGCCTTTCGCCAAGTTAAACGGCTGGCTACCGCTGTAGAACAAGTCAAACGCATGGTGCTTTTCGTCCGGGGTCATCCCCTCCCCGTTGTCAATCACCTGAATGCGCGCTTGCCCGGCGACCACGTCGATGCAGACGTGAATTAGCCCACCCTTTGGTGTGTACTTGAAGGCGTTGGACAGCAGGTTGAACAGCACCTTATCAAGTTTTTCAGTATCGATCCAGACAGGCAGTTTTGGGTAGCTCGTCAGCAGTTGCAAATCAATGCGCTGCCGCTCGGCCTTCCGCTGAAAATCGCCGATGATATCCCGCACGAAAGCAATCAAATCCTGTTCAGATGCCTGCAATCGCTGCTTACCCGCATCCGTTTTGCGTAGGTCCAGCATCTGATCCACCAGTCTCAGCAGCCGGTAGGCATTTTTCTGTACCAACGACAAATTGTTACGCAGTTCGTGCCCCCCTACGTTTTTCTTCGCCAGTAGATCTTCCGTCGGGATCAGGATCAGGCTGAGGGGCGTGTTAAATTCGTGAGAAATGTAGGAGTAGAAACGCAGCTTTTCTTCCGTAGCCTGCCGGGCCTGCTGCGACATCGCTTCGATCTGATTTTTCTGGTTCCGAATCTCTTCGTTCTGCTTTTCCAGGGTCAGGTAAGCCGCCTGTTTGGAGCGGAACAGATACAGGGCCCAGCCCCCAAGCAACAGAACCACGATCAGGCAGGCAAACGTAATGTACAGGGTGTTCTGCTGCGAGGTGTACGTTTTGGTCAGGTTTTCAAGGTTCCGGTTCTGCCGGTCAATATCGGTCTGCTGTTCGATCACCTTCTCGTTCTGAAGTTTCATGATGCGAACATTCGTTGAATCAACCAGCGTGGTCAGTAGGCGGTTTTCGCGCCGAAAAGGTTGCTTTTCCAGAATCGCGAGGGCGGTGCGAATAGCTTCCTTACCGCCGGTCGGATACAGCACGGTAGCGTCCAGAATGCCCCGATCCACCAGATCGATACCTTCATTTTTTCCGGGTAAGCCATCAACGCCGATAATCTTGATCCGCTGGCCGATCCCCAGTTGCTGACAAACCTGGTGCGCTTTGAGCGCCGTACGGTCATTTTGGGCGAAAATAAGCTGTACGTTGGGCGTCTTCTGAATCAACTGCGTCAGTTCGTCCGCAAACGAGCGCCGATCCCAATCCCCTTCCAGTTTCTTGATTAATCGCAGGCCCGGATGCGCTTTCAGAATCTGGGAAAAACCCCGGTGCCGGTCGATATCCGCCGACGATCCCGGCGACTCGCCAATCTCGATGACGTTACCGCTTCCTTTCAGCAGGGCATTGGCGTACTGACCGGCTGTTCGGCCTACTTCCACGTTATCAGCTCCTACATAGGCCGTATACTGATCCGAAGCCGTGCGTCGGTCCAGCACAATGACGGGAATACCCAGTTGGTAAGCTCGCTCGACAACGGGAGTAATGGGCTGGGCGGCATTAGGCGATACAATGAGCAGGTCTACCCGCTGGTCAAGCAATTCCTGAATCTGCCGGATCTGCGTATTACTTTGTCCCTGAGCATCTTTGACAATGAACTCAACATCCGGATGAAACGAAAGCTCCTGGTTCATGCTCGCCAGCATGGATTTGCGCCAGGTATCGGTAAGCGTGCGTTGGGAAAACCCAATTCGAAACCGTTTGTCCGAAGACTGACAGCCCCAATTTAGCTGGAGAAAAAAAAGAACCGCACTGACTAGCACAGCCCATGTTACTTGCCGGAAAGCCAGAAGCCAAAAGTTCGATTGATTCATGAAAACAGGGAGCCCTACACGCAATGTATCTCAAATATACTATAGAATATACACAATCCATAATTGGATAAGTTCTATAATAAAGTCGAGGTGACGCAATTGTTTTTTCCATTCGTCACAGACAAAGGTATTCGAAAGGAACAGTATATGCGCGTTTTAACCGCTACGGCTTCGATCCCATCCAGGTTAGACTAGCCTGAACGGACACGGTGTCGGAACGAGGTAAGTATCCTGGATTGAGATGGTCAAAATCCGAGACTGTCACCTAATAATCAAAAGGTGAGCCTTATGCATTACGTTAACTAAAACAGTCTTGGGGTGTCTGATCGGCCCACGCTTATTTAGAGGCCGATCCCTAATCATCCACACCATGAGTAATCTTGTTGCTGTTCTTCGGTTTCTATTTTGTGTCTGTACTCTTAGCTTTTGCCTCTGGTTCTGGTGGGACGAATGGCAGAGGCACCGAACCAAACGGGAGCTTCAACGCCAGCAGAAAGCGTATAGATGCGGTATGCTCGTTGCCAGCAAGTACACCCTTTACACAGGAAAACTGCCTTCTTCCGAGTTTATGTACTACGTGCGTGAGATCGGCTACTGTAATGATCCAACCCAGGACGCCATTCGTGAGCTGATCCATCAGACCGACTCAATCTTTGCTGCCGGCTGGACTCACCAGCCGGAGCTAATCACCCTTGATAACTAGTACATCTGTCCGCTCTATATATTCACCCAAGGTAGCCTAGGTTCGTTCGAACCCCATACTTAACATTTAATAGGTTATGCCAGTTAAAGACTTGGTTTACTAATTCAGCCAAGTCATCATGAGCCAAGAGTCAGAGAATTTAAAAGTGATTTTTTACCAGCCAGCCGCTGAAGGCGAACGGGGTACTATCGTGGCGGATGGCTATTTTAGCTTTGTACCGACCTTTAAAGCGGGCGATGCGATCAACATCACCCTGAGCAAGCCTAATGCCGCTGACCCCGTCGTTCATGACCCGATTGGCCACAAAACGCACCACGTCCAGGCTACCGACTGGGTGATCATGATCGACGAGAATTCGAAGCAGGCCGTCGCTACGCTGATTGTTTCAGTGTCGTCCATTGAACCGACAGCAACATCAACTGATTATCCCAGTATTGTGGCAACCCATTAAAAAGGCTTATGGCGTTCGGCTACTGGCGTTCGCCATAGCAGTAGCAGAGACCGTCGGGAGCTACGACAAAAAAAACCTTCCAACTGACATCACCGTGTTGTTGGAAGGTAAATTGAGGCCGGTCAATAAGCAATCCGTTGGTCTTCAGCTCGGTAAATGCTTTGGCTACGTCGTCAACCTCAAAGAAACAACCATCCTGCGCGGGGTCACCGCCGTTTTCGGCCAGACCAATTAAAATTCCATCCCTGGTTAGGGTAGCCGACTTGTGTGGCATGTCGGTTCGTTCTGCAAGCCGAAATCCAAGCGTTTCTTCGTAAAAAGGAAGGGCAGATTCAAGGTCACTTACCGGCAAATTCAGGCTATCCTGCTGATAAGGCCAGACTTGTTTGATCACTGCTTTTGATTGATCCATT contains the following coding sequences:
- a CDS encoding VOC family protein, producing MDQSKAVIKQVWPYQQDSLNLPVSDLESALPFYEETLGFRLAERTDMPHKSATLTRDGILIGLAENGGDPAQDGCFFEVDDVAKAFTELKTNGLLIDRPQFTFQQHGDVSWKVFFVVAPDGLCYCYGERQ
- a CDS encoding sugar porter family MFS transporter yields the protein MSQKQRIFFWSITAALGGFLFGFDTAVISGVEQSLQSLWGLNVWEHGLTVSIALVGTVLGSMLGGIPTQRFGRKKTLLGIAILYLLASVGTALAPNWTIFLIFRFLGGLGVGASSVAAPMYITEISPAKSRGRLVALFQFNVVLGILIAYLSNYLLGDMGSEPWRWMLGVQAFPSLIFLIAVLNIPESPRWLLLVEGRVAEARDVLYMIDPATAEETLQALQQHADQPQNARLFTAKYRTPITLAVLFAVFNQVSGINAIIYYAPRIFEMTGLGKSSALLSSAGIGLVNLIFTLISLNLIDRYGRRTLMKIGSVGLIITLGLVARAFYTQDFGMTVPLLLFVYIAFFGFSQGAVIWVFISEIFPNEVRASGQALGSFTHWLMAAIITFTFPYLAEQIGGGTTFLFFAFMMVLQLVFVLRLMPETKGTSLEQIERTVFAH
- a CDS encoding substrate-binding domain-containing protein, which codes for MNQSNFWLLAFRQVTWAVLVSAVLFFLQLNWGCQSSDKRFRIGFSQRTLTDTWRKSMLASMNQELSFHPDVEFIVKDAQGQSNTQIRQIQELLDQRVDLLIVSPNAAQPITPVVERAYQLGIPVIVLDRRTASDQYTAYVGADNVEVGRTAGQYANALLKGSGNVIEIGESPGSSADIDRHRGFSQILKAHPGLRLIKKLEGDWDRRSFADELTQLIQKTPNVQLIFAQNDRTALKAHQVCQQLGIGQRIKIIGVDGLPGKNEGIDLVDRGILDATVLYPTGGKEAIRTALAILEKQPFRRENRLLTTLVDSTNVRIMKLQNEKVIEQQTDIDRQNRNLENLTKTYTSQQNTLYITFACLIVVLLLGGWALYLFRSKQAAYLTLEKQNEEIRNQKNQIEAMSQQARQATEEKLRFYSYISHEFNTPLSLILIPTEDLLAKKNVGGHELRNNLSLVQKNAYRLLRLVDQMLDLRKTDAGKQRLQASEQDLIAFVRDIIGDFQRKAERQRIDLQLLTSYPKLPVWIDTEKLDKVLFNLLSNAFKYTPKGGLIHVCIDVVAGQARIQVIDNGEGMTPDEKHHAFDLFYSGSQPFNLAKGIGLAMSQEFIQLHRGDIDVVSEKGRGTTFTILLPIGSEHLDETERTGLVSRYRPFIEAEVATEEPPMPLSAGRSAGTLLIIEDNDDLRTFLVNRLGAEFDVIAETTAEAGWERILETIPDLILSDIMLPGMDGMQLTQRIKTDWRTSHIPVVLLTAKNQMEQQIEGTRAGADLYLTKPFNSTYLLETLRTTLANRRKQQQRFATDSLPSGENKQDRKFLNDLTALIEKNIGDSTFGVEKLSREMGVSRVQLYRKVQALLDKNVMDYLTEIRLKKAKQLLRDSAKTMSEIAEQTGFSSPTYFTTFFKQHTGKTPSEYRRSQVNA